ggttcacaaactttcaagcaccactgtatatgaaccCTTCATACTACACAGTAGGCATTGCTATAAAGTGCAGTGGATTTTCATAAATACTGGATTTACAGATGGTTATAGCTGCAGCTGAGGGTTGACGTTTTGTTCTCTCGATTCCAGAAAGGAAAAGATTTCCCCAGACACTGACTGATTTTACGTTTGGCTCAACCCGAGGCTGAATACAGCACGTTTCAGTCGTAAGGCGGACGCGTGATCGTTTACGAACTCCGCTTGGAAAAAATTGTACTGCCTGAATGGCGTAGTgcgtttcttttcttttattcagCATTTGTTATCCACTTCATGTCATTTGGAACACTTTTGGAAGATTACCAGTTGCTTTGCTCGtatccgtttgtttgtttttgcttatTTAAGGTTGTGCTTATCTCCTCGTCGTCTGTTTTTGGTCGCCGGATCTTCATAGAAAAACGACACGATCAGTACTTGACGAATCCAAACGTGACGTGGTCACTGAGTCACACGAACCCTTGCTCTGCACCCTGTGCTACGCAGTGTAGCGATTTGCACACGCACTCCTCCTAGGTGTACGTGTTGGCTTGCGAGTCGTTCCTTGTCGCCAGGACGTGCGGAGGCATGTCCGATAGCACGTCCAGACATTTTTCCTTTCGCTCGCCCAGATGCGAGAGTCTGCCTGGTAACCCGAGGCACGTCTTAATCCGAAATCGTTCTGCTGCgtgaagttttttgttttttttttaaatcgtggaAAACAGCATTGTGCATAAATGTTAAGAAGCATCCCGGCCAAACGAGTGAGCCCCCGAGTCTTGAATAATCATCTTCATTTCTCTCCATGTGATCCTCAGCTTTTGTCATCATTCATCCCAAGCAAACAATCCTGCTCACGCTGCATACTGAACAGTCTGCGGTTCGGGTTTCAGAACCGTATATATGATTCATATTGTTCTTAATCCAGTTCCAGCAGTGCTAATCCTTTCACGTCTTCACAGCTTTGTTCTAAATactgcatgcttttttttttctttcctttttcttcttctttgcgcCTCATCGCTCACTCCCAGCACATGTCTGAAAGGCTGATTTTAGCGAATGTCTCCTCTCTATCTGTGATTTCTGGTGGATACGTCTCTGAGGGAGCAAATTTCATGCTGGTACTTTTTAGGACTGCAGCCACTACCACTGTTCTTCATGCTGCTACTAGTCTGAGTGTTTATTCTTCTAAGATTTACTGCTGTCGTAGCTGAAGATGCCACTCCTTAACATTTCTGCTGCCACTCCCAGTCCTTCAACTATCATTAGAGCTGCCACTCGCACAGCTTTAACTACCACTAGAGCATCCTGTCCTCAAGCTACGCTGCCACTCCTGGTGGTTCTGCTACTGAAGCTGCCACTCTTAAAGCTACTACTCGAGACCTTTTAAGTTTCTGCTGCTACTGCCATCGAGGCTGCTCGTCCCAAAGCTTCTGCTGCTTTTACTCTGAAACTAGCCTGTACTACCATGCTTGAGCACACTATagaaatgtttgttgttgttgttgtctcccTCACTGactcttttttgtgtgtgtgtgtgaatttcttCTCCTTCTGCTCTCACCTTTCCACAGGAACGCCGGGAACCCCCCTCCAGCTTTTACTGCAGTGAACAAGGCCCCCCAGTCCCTCGCTCGCCCATCGCCACCGAACGCCTCCATTTCCCAGAATACCACTTCCCCGCGGGCCATCAGCATGGCGTGGGACGAGCCGGACCTCAGCGGCCTTCTGCGGAGCAGCCCACGCTCCCGTCTGTCACTCCAGGAGGCTCCCCGCCTTTTCTTCAAGTAAGCAGTAACGACACGGACTCGCCCTGGGAGCGGAGGAGCAGTCCGGAGATCTGCCCATCTGCTGTTGATGACTCTGATGATATGCAAATTACAGAGGTGTAACGACCTGCGGTGGTAAAACAGCAgctaaaataaacacacacatacacacacacacacacacacacacacacatgcccctcCACGTTGAGACGAGACACAGCACAGACTGATCAGTgtcgccaaaattgaccaaagtgGATAAAGTAAGGCAATCAGAACTGCAGTAGACTTGAGAGGACCGAGCCCAACACGCTGGGTTTGCCCTGAGGATTATGAGGTTCTGCGATTTTTGGTTCCGTTTCCAGACCTGAAAGATAAGCCTCCATGTGAAGACGGTGGCGAAACGCCGATTTAAACCGAGAGTTGAGAACTTCCGGATTTCCTTTGAAGCACAAACTGGTTACCAGTCCGAATGAAACCGTTTCAGGACTGAAGAACAAGTCTTAACCTGATTCACTTGGAATTAATTCAATTATTATATCtctctatatattttttttcccctttttcctCTTCACCTTGTTTCTCATGGGGTACAGTTTTGTTTTATCCTTCGTAAATCAGCGTATTGCGGTTTCCTCTGTCGAACTGAATGGAGCACTGTTTTCTCCTGAGCTTAAAATTTTAtcctggtcttttttttttttttaaacattttagaaGGTTTCTGGGTGAGGGCTTTTCATTTCTGAGCAAACCAAAGCTTAACCAAGATAATACCACTACCTACAAGAGAGAATTATTTTGGAGAAGACGTGATCAATATTATATTTGAAGATCTATATATATATTAGACAGAGATACATACTGACTTTAACGAATGATAGAGTTTATTCAAGAGCAGAACTTGTCAGACATTTTAAAAGGCAAAGACATTTTTGTTGGGAGTTGACCAAAAACGACAGGACGGTTAACTTGGCAACAGACTTGTACACTTGTTTAGGGTGCTGGGGAAACATCATCTTGTCGTCACTGTATAGAATCGCAGTGCTTATTGTGAAAATGTAAAGTTCTGAACATGAGGACCTTCCGCAGGGGTTATTAGAGATTTTAAGGAATCTCCGAGCTGCCGACCTTCAGACGTTCTGCACAGGAGCACTGCATTAGAACATCCGAATACGCTGCTAGGAGTCATCGCTCAACTCAGACATGCACCAATCTTATCTTCTCTTATCTTCTCTTATCTTCCTCCACTACAGAACAGCTAAGATGATGAACTAATTGACACATTCATCTGGAATGATGACCTACTGACCTCCCGTCCCCATCTCGCGTTAAGTAATGTTTCGTCTGGTTTTCTCGGCTCAACGCAATTTTCCAACCTGAAAgatgtgcgcttttttttttaaattaattggcTAAAAGACGTATATAATTAACATCAGTTAAATCCGATAACCAGCGTGGAGTAAAAAGCACCACGAAATCCAGTTTCTAGCTAACACAAGTGATCTGTTAAAGGACATGAGGGTTGGCAGGTCTGGGATATGAAAGAACGTTGGAGAGCAAACTGTACAGAAGCACGTTTTCCTTCTGATGACGGACTTCATGCTAAACACGGTGCGCCCGATGTTCAGAAACGAACCGCTTCCCCTGAAAACGTTATGCTAGCAGTGAATGAAAGCTATGATTATTCTGCTTAGCATATTGTGAATGAAACCACACTAACGCCACACTAATGTTAGTCATTGTTTTGACGGCATACTCGTTTAATTATCTCCCCCAACCTGCCCAGTACCAATATTctaacttttttttgttgttgttgttctgtgAAGATTattcttgttaaaaaaaaattttccctgaTGTATCGTGGAAACGCGACTCGGGGGCCAACACTTCTGTCACTCAGCGTCATGGTTATGTGTCAACTTGTTCACCCGTAAACTGCGTTGCACAAGTCCGCTGTTACATGCCGTCTTAAGTGCCTGCATACTTTCCTTATGACAAGCTAATTTTGGTTTCTTGTTGTGTACCTGACATTTGTAAATCGTgtgcatttatttattatgtGAAAGTTTGAAGATTAAACTGACCAATTTTAAGTGCCGTACTGAGCTTTTTGTTTTGTCTGCCTCTAGTAGTTTATAAGACCATTCCTTTAAGCACTGAAGCTGCCACTCGGTGTTTAAAACCACTGAAGCTGCCATTCATAAAGCTGCTACTGCCACTGAAAATGCCATTCCCAAAATTTTACTGCGATGACCACTGAAGATGCCGCTCTTAAGGCTGCTCCTGCCACTGAAGATGCTGCTCTTAAGGCCGCTCCTGCCACTGAAGATGCCACTCCCAAAATTTCTATTGCCACTGAAGATGCCGCTCTTAAGGCCGCTCCTGCCACTAAAGATGCCACTCCCAAAATTTCTATTGCCACTGAAGATGCCGCTCTTAAGGCTGCTCCTGCCACTGAAGATGCCACTCCCAAAATTTCTATTGCCACTGAAGATGCCGCTCTTAAGGCTGCTCCTGCCACTGAAGATGCTGCTCTTAAGGCCGCTCCTGCCACTGAAGATGCCACTCCCAAAATTTCTATTGCCACTGAAGATGCCGCTCTTAAGGCCGCTCCTGCCACTGAAGATGCCACTCCCAAAATTTCTATTGCCACTGAAGATGCCGCTCTTAAGGCTGCTCCTGCCACTGAAGATGCCACTCCCAAAATTTCTATTGCCACTGAAGATGCCGCTCTTAAGGCCGCTCCTGCCACTGAAGATGCCACTCCCAAAATTTCTATTGCCACTGAAGATGCCGCTCTTAAGGCCGCTCCTGCCACTGAAGGTGCCACTCCCAAAATTTCTATTGCCACTGAAGATGCCACTCCCAAAATTTCTATTGCCACTGAAGATGCCACTCCCAAAATTTCTATTGCCACTGAAGATGCCGCTCTTAAGGCCGCTCCTGCCACTGAAGGTGCCACTCCCAAAATTTCTATTGCCACTGAAGATGCCACTCCCAAAATTTCTATTGCCACTGAAGATGCCACTCCCAAAATTTCTATTGCCACTGAAGATGCCACTCTTAAGGCCGCTCCTGCCACTGAAGGTGCCACTCCCAAAATTTCTATTGCCACTGAAGATGCCGCTCTTAAGGCCGCTCCTGCCACTGAAGGTGCCACTCCCAAAATTTCTATTGCCACTGAAGATGCCGCTCTTAAGGCCGCTCCTGCCACTGAAGGTGCCACTCCCAAAATTTCTATTGCCACTGAAGATGCCACTCTTAAGGCCGCTCCTGCCACTGAAGATGCCACTCCCAAAATTTCTATTGCCACTGAAGATGCCGCTCTTAAGGCTGCTCCTGCCACTGAAGATGCCACTCCCAGAATTTCTATTGCCACTGAAGATGCCGCTCTTAAGGCCGCTCCTGCCACTGAAGGTGCCACTCCCAAAATTTCTATTGCCACTGAAGATGCCGCTCCCAAAATTTCTATTGCCACTGAAGATGCCACTCTTAAGGCTGCTCCTGCCACTGAAGATGCCACTCCCAAAATTTCTATTGCCACTGAAGATGCCGCTCCCAAAATTTCTATTGCCACTGAAGATGCCACTCTTAAGGCTGCTCCTGCCACTGAAGATGCCACTCCCAAAATTTCTATTGCCACTGAAGATGCCGCTCCCAAAATTTCTATTGCCACTGAAGATGCCACTCTTAAGGCTGCTCCTGCCACTGAAGATGCCACTCCCAAAATTTCTATTGCCACTGAAGATGCCGCTCCCAAAATTTCTATTGCCACTGAAGATGCCACTCTTAAGGCTGCTCCTGCCACTGAAGATGCCACTCCCAAAATTTCTATTGCCACTGAAGATGCCGCTCTTAAGGCTGCTCCTGCCACTGAAGATGCTGCTCCATAAAACTTCGagtgattttctctctctctctctctctctctctctctctctcacacacacacacacacacacacacacac
Above is a genomic segment from Neoarius graeffei isolate fNeoGra1 chromosome 14, fNeoGra1.pri, whole genome shotgun sequence containing:
- the LOC132898669 gene encoding uncharacterized protein LOC132898669, whose protein sequence is MTTEDAALKAAPATEDAALKAAPATEDATPKISIATEDAALKAAPATKDATPKISIATEDAALKAAPATEDATPKISIATEDAALKAAPATEDAALKAAPATEDATPKISIATEDAALKAAPATEDATPKISIATEDAALKAAPATEDATPKISIATEDAALKAAPATEDATPKISIATEDAALKAAPATEGATPKISIATEDATPKISIATEDATPKISIATEDAALKAAPATEGATPKISIATEDATPKISIATEDATPKISIATEDATLKAAPATEGATPKISIATEDAALKAAPATEGATPKISIATEDAALKAAPATEGATPKISIATEDATLKAAPATEDATPKISIATEDAALKAAPATEDATPRISIATEDAALKAAPATEGATPKISIATEDAAPKISIATEDATLKAAPATEDATPKISIATEDAAPKISIATEDATLKAAPATEDATPKISIATEDAAPKISIATEDATLKAAPATEDATPKISIATEDAAPKISIATEDATLKAAPATEDATPKISIATEDAALKAAPATEDAAP